In Tribolium castaneum strain GA2 chromosome 4, icTriCast1.1, whole genome shotgun sequence, one DNA window encodes the following:
- the LOC658921 gene encoding uncharacterized protein LOC658921 has product MDVQIILEGPPFPPNYHMKQSLGQFFFDSASKFKDRICQIDAKTEKSETFLTVKQKSVRVALEMQKRGITSKDVIVTCSALTLETPVPILASFYLGAKVANSDPTLSVAQTAHMLSLVSPTMIFVQESSLTLIEESLQQAKLQAQIVVFGTCDKYPTFSDFNQAKENEEMFYPASVDIHDTGLMFFSSGTTGLPKAICHSHFSFLNLAYCFCESGLKVDTTLSYTTFYWISGLMMLTSSFLKGGQRIVCTKVPEAKDVFEIIQKYKVTCLFLAPVLTYPLTDYANSGNFDTSSLHSILTGGTPISEQQMTKLYATFKHTCIVFAYGMTEVGMVGMFNPVTDKVLMTKKLTSSGKVAMGVSLKLVDVETNKTLGPNQKGEFLVKSPCMMKGYYKADCSDIFDEDGFLKTGDVGYYDQDGCLYIVERRKEMFKYLSWHIVPSAIENVLLEHPEIKEAAVFGMPINEEMGDAPAACVVLQNGSKVTVQEIADFVASKVSDREKLRGGVFIVQELPRTPSGKLKRRDVKNYVLSLNRGTNKQ; this is encoded by the exons ATGGATGTACAAATAATATTAGAAGGTCCCCCATTTCCACCCAATTATCACATGAAACAAAGTTTGGGtcaatttttctttgattCCGCCTCAAAATTCAAAGACCGAATATGCCAG ATCGACGCCAAAAccgaaaaaagtgaaacgtTCTTAAcagttaaacaaaaaagtgtTCGAGTCGCTTTGGAGATGCAGAAACGAGGAATAACATCAAAGGATGTGATTGTTACTTGCTCTGCGCTAACTTTAGAGACCCCAGTCCCCATCCTTGCTTCTTTTTACCTCGGTGCTAAAGTGGCAAACTCAGACCCGACTTTATCAGTCGCACAAACGGCTCACATGCTATCACTTGTATCCCCAACAATGATTTTCGTCCAAGAAAGCTCACTCACTCTGATTGAAGAAAGCTTGCAACAAGCCAAGCTTCAAGCACAGATTGTGGTTTTTGGGACGTGTGACAAGTATCCAACATTTTCCGATTTCAACCAAGCGAAGGAAAACGAAGAGATGTTTTATCCAGCCTCTGTCGATATTCACGACACTGGTCTGATGTTCTTCAGCAGCGGCACAACAGGGCTTCCCAAAGCGATCTGTCACAGTCATTTCAGTTTCTTAAACCTTGCTTACTGTTTTTG TGAATCGGGGCTTAAGGTTGACACGACTCTTTCTTACACTACTTTTTACTGGATATCGGGGCTTATGATGTTGACTtcttcgtttttaaaaggcggaCAGCGAATTGTTTGCACCAAGGTGCCCGAAGCCAAAGacgtttttgaaattattcaaaaatataaa gtAACTTGTCTGTTTTTGGCTCCGGTTTTAACATACCCACTCACAGATTACGCAAACAGCGGCAATTTTGATACTTCTTCGCTGCATTCTATTCTTACCGGTGGTACCCCAATAAGCGAACAACAAATGACCAAACTTTACGCCACTTTTAAGCACACTTGCATTGTATTTGCGTACGGTATGACGGAAGTTGGCATGGTTGGAATGTTTAATCCAGTAACTGATAAAGTTCTAATGACTAAGAAATTAACTTCTTCTGGAAAAGTGGCAATGGGGGTCTCACTGAAG CTAGTGGATGTTGAAACCAATAAAACCTTGGGCCCGAACCAGAAAGGCGAATTTCTGGTTAAATCCCCTTGCATGATGAAGGGCTATTACAAAGCCGATTGTTCCGACATTTTCGACGAAGACGGTTTCCTAAAGACGGGAGATGTTGGTTATTACGACCAAGACGGGTGTCTTTACATTGTAGAAAGACGCAAAGAAATGTTTAAATATCTGTCCTGGCACATTGTTCCATCGGCTATCGAAAATGTTTTGCTTGAACATCCCGAAATAAAAGAGGCTGCAGTTTTCGGAATGCCGATAAATGAAGAAATGGGGGACGCACCTGCGGCTTGTGTGGTCTTGCAAAATGGGAGTAAAGTCACTGTGCAAGAAATTGCAGATTTTGTCGCTAGCAAGGTTTCAGACAGGGAGAAATTAAGAGGAGGTGTCTTCATAGTGCAAGAACTGCCCAGGACACCGAGTGGCAAATTGAAAAGGCGAGAcgttaaaaattacgttttaagtttaaataggggaacaaataaacaataa
- the LOC658777 gene encoding progestin and adipoQ receptor family member 3 isoform X2, whose product MTVTISAKHGVSMSDDNDNETCCSDNKDCDRQTNNLLKEFKPGPGEDTKEKKDDDKKPKICYQRAKKLFTYKEAPEYIKHNTFILSGYRGILDTHLCLESIFWWTNETINIWSHIFGFVLFLAVTIRDVWSLDVYAFIGDKLIVGFVLICFQVCMVLSALYHTFSCRSERDCDLFLSFDLFGIALSLLAIYTSGIYYAFWCDPGLLNFYIFTVTIIFAIAMLLHVPRFNVGPNVRMLVFVGWAAYGVVPTLHWAMHMGWFEHPLVRLLLPRVAGMYLISGTAFAVYITKVPERFCSGKFDYLGHSHQWWHLFVVAALYYWHCTGMIYLEYRFNHACASHMTLI is encoded by the exons atgACTGTTACAATATCAGCAAAACACGGTGTATCAATGTCAGATGACAATGACAATGAAACGTGCTGTAGTGATAACAAG GACTGTGATCGACAAACGAACAATTTACTGAAGGAGTTTAAACCAGGCCCCGGCGAAGACACAAAAGAAAAGAAGGACGATGATAAAAAGCCCAAAATTTGTTACCAACGGGCTAAAAAGCTCTTCACTTACAAGGAAGCTCCCGAATATATTAAGCAtaacacttttattttatcaggGTATAGGGGGATTCTAGACACGCACTTGTGCCTAGAAAG tattttttggtGGACGAACGAGACAATCAATATATGGTCACATATTTTCGGATTTGTCCTCTTCCTGGCTGTTACAATTCGAGACGTCTGGTCGCTCGACGTCTACGCGTTCATTGGTGATAAGCTTATTGTaggttttgttttaatttgttttcag GTCTGCATGGTTTTATCGGCGTTGTATCACACGTTTTCGTGCAGATCTGAGCGTGACTGTGATTTATTCCTTTCGTTCGATTTATTCGGCATTGCCCTTTCCCTCCTCGCCATCTACACATCTGGAATATATTACGCCTTCTGGTGTGATCCCGgacttttgaatttttacatttttacagtTACGATTATTTTCGCGATCGCGATGTTGTTGCACGTTCCCAGATTCAACGTTGGGCCCAACGTCCGAATGCTGGTGTTCGTGGGATGGGCGGCCTATGGGGTCGTCCCGACGCTGCACTGGGCCATGCACATGGGGTGGTTCGAGCATCCCTTGGTCCGT CTTCTTCTTCCCAGAGTCGCTGGGATGTATTTGATAAGTGGGACCGCGTTCGCTGTGTATATCACTAAAGTACCTGAAAGGTTTTGCTCAGGAAAATTCGACTATTTAGGACATTCGCACCAGTGGTGGCACCTGTTTGTGGTCGCCGCGCTCTATTATTGGCACTGCACTGGAATGATTTATCTGGAGTACAGATTTAACCATGCTTGTGCCAGTCATATGACTctgatttga
- the LOC103315211 gene encoding uncharacterized protein LOC103315211, with protein sequence MIKVPTSQMIILAIFLAISIISAQYLPVAYYQHEIIYGDSGDAFSFSRTPEILPLAGSSGIPTGVGFHEAGNPLLAPALHSVDLFTPNTVQQPAETPGQFRNYMKALEEEAKEAEKAENAITTTTLKGEIREAAGEPKGYVSFKMERGAKSYKYGYAL encoded by the exons ATGATCAAG GTACCCACGTCCCAAATGATAATTTTAGCAATATTCCTGGCAATTTCCATCATTTCGGCCCAATATTTACCTGTCGCCTATTATCAGCACGAGATTATTTACGGCGATTCGGGAGACGCTTTCAGCTTCAGCCGAACTCCTGAAATCCTGCCGCTTGCAGGTAGCAGTGGAATTCCGACTGGTGTTGGTTTTCATGAAGCAGGAAATCCACTCCTGGCACCTGCTCTGCATTCTGTCGACCTGTTCACACCGAACACAGTACAACAACCTGCCGAGACGCCCGGCCAGTTTCGGAATTACATGAAAGCGTTGGAAGAGGAAGCGAAGGAAGCGGAAAAGGCAGAGAATGCAATTACAACGACGACGTTGAAGGGCGAAATTAGGGAAGCTGCAGGCGAACCGAAAGGGTACGTCAGCTTCAAAATGGAACGAGGCGCAAAAAGTTACAAATACGGTTATGCACTTTGA
- the eff gene encoding ubiquitin-conjugating enzyme E2-17 kDa — MALKRINKELQDLGRDPPAQCSAGPVGDDLFHWQATIMGPPDSPYQGGVFFLTIHFPTDYPFKPPKVAFTTRIYHPNINSNGSICLDILRSQWSPALTISKVLLSICSLLCDPNPDDPLVPEIARIYKTDREKYNELAREWTRKYAM; from the exons ATGGCTTTAAAACGAATTAATAAG GAACTACAAGACCTCGGCAGAGATCCTCCCGCACAATGTTCAGCAGGACCTGTTGGAGATGATT TATTTCACTGGCAAGCCACAATTATGGGACCA CCTGATAGTCCATACCAAGGAGGAGTATTCTTTTTAACAATTCATTTCCCAACAGACTATCCGTTCAAACCGCCTAAAGTTGCGTTTACTACAAGAATTTATCATCCAAACATAAACAGTAATGGTAGCATTTGTCTTGATATACTACGTTCGCAGTGGTCACCAGCACTTACAATTTCAAAAg TACTCTTATCAATCTGCTCACTTTTGTGTGACCCAAATCCAGATGATCCATTAGTACCAGAAATCGCTAGGATATATAAAACTGACCGGGAAAAGTACAACGAGCTAGCGCGCGAGTGGACTCGCAAATATGCTATGTGA
- the LOC658777 gene encoding progestin and adipoQ receptor family member 3 isoform X1, translating into MHFSEIMTVTISAKHGVSMSDDNDNETCCSDNKDCDRQTNNLLKEFKPGPGEDTKEKKDDDKKPKICYQRAKKLFTYKEAPEYIKHNTFILSGYRGILDTHLCLESIFWWTNETINIWSHIFGFVLFLAVTIRDVWSLDVYAFIGDKLIVGFVLICFQVCMVLSALYHTFSCRSERDCDLFLSFDLFGIALSLLAIYTSGIYYAFWCDPGLLNFYIFTVTIIFAIAMLLHVPRFNVGPNVRMLVFVGWAAYGVVPTLHWAMHMGWFEHPLVRLLLPRVAGMYLISGTAFAVYITKVPERFCSGKFDYLGHSHQWWHLFVVAALYYWHCTGMIYLEYRFNHACASHMTLI; encoded by the exons at gcatttttcagaaataatgACTGTTACAATATCAGCAAAACACGGTGTATCAATGTCAGATGACAATGACAATGAAACGTGCTGTAGTGATAACAAG GACTGTGATCGACAAACGAACAATTTACTGAAGGAGTTTAAACCAGGCCCCGGCGAAGACACAAAAGAAAAGAAGGACGATGATAAAAAGCCCAAAATTTGTTACCAACGGGCTAAAAAGCTCTTCACTTACAAGGAAGCTCCCGAATATATTAAGCAtaacacttttattttatcaggGTATAGGGGGATTCTAGACACGCACTTGTGCCTAGAAAG tattttttggtGGACGAACGAGACAATCAATATATGGTCACATATTTTCGGATTTGTCCTCTTCCTGGCTGTTACAATTCGAGACGTCTGGTCGCTCGACGTCTACGCGTTCATTGGTGATAAGCTTATTGTaggttttgttttaatttgttttcag GTCTGCATGGTTTTATCGGCGTTGTATCACACGTTTTCGTGCAGATCTGAGCGTGACTGTGATTTATTCCTTTCGTTCGATTTATTCGGCATTGCCCTTTCCCTCCTCGCCATCTACACATCTGGAATATATTACGCCTTCTGGTGTGATCCCGgacttttgaatttttacatttttacagtTACGATTATTTTCGCGATCGCGATGTTGTTGCACGTTCCCAGATTCAACGTTGGGCCCAACGTCCGAATGCTGGTGTTCGTGGGATGGGCGGCCTATGGGGTCGTCCCGACGCTGCACTGGGCCATGCACATGGGGTGGTTCGAGCATCCCTTGGTCCGT CTTCTTCTTCCCAGAGTCGCTGGGATGTATTTGATAAGTGGGACCGCGTTCGCTGTGTATATCACTAAAGTACCTGAAAGGTTTTGCTCAGGAAAATTCGACTATTTAGGACATTCGCACCAGTGGTGGCACCTGTTTGTGGTCGCCGCGCTCTATTATTGGCACTGCACTGGAATGATTTATCTGGAGTACAGATTTAACCATGCTTGTGCCAGTCATATGACTctgatttga